In Paenibacillus sp. FSL R7-0345, a single window of DNA contains:
- a CDS encoding extracellular solute-binding protein, which produces MKKSSTALVSMIMASVLLAACGNNNNAGNTAGNTGGNTAPASEAPAASNASGDEAANQDISGTITFLTNRTDMIGKEYDDYAKRFKEKYPNAEIQFEAITDLDKTTKIRMSSGDFPDVVLIPTIPNSDLPNYFAPLDDLGLTDKIYFKDFKSYEGKLYGISVGATTTGIVYNKKAFADAGITELPKTLDEFYAASGKLKANGVVPLASNFKDQWPLYPWASEIPTSIAGNANLNNERINSDEPFQMDNAYGQGMSILRTMYEKGYLEPDVNSTNWEQSKKDVASGKFAMFMIGNWAIPQVASSGTTSDNVGFFPLPYDNSGKVNVTLAPDWAYGVNKDSKHLATAKAFVKWMLEESGFDEFGGFIPVIKDKEPAVPQLQEFNSFNPVTLEAVADDPQVTDVVNKAQITKEAMVQEFVLAKDPQSVLDKYNKAWAKAKKDVAK; this is translated from the coding sequence ATGAAAAAAAGTTCTACCGCTCTTGTAAGTATGATTATGGCCTCTGTTCTGCTTGCTGCCTGCGGCAATAATAACAATGCCGGCAATACGGCAGGCAATACCGGCGGCAATACGGCGCCTGCGAGTGAGGCTCCGGCAGCCTCTAATGCTTCCGGGGATGAAGCCGCTAACCAGGATATCAGCGGAACCATTACGTTCCTGACCAACCGGACGGACATGATTGGCAAGGAATACGATGATTACGCGAAACGCTTTAAAGAGAAATATCCGAATGCCGAGATTCAGTTCGAAGCGATCACCGATCTGGACAAAACCACCAAGATCCGCATGTCCTCCGGAGATTTCCCCGATGTGGTGCTGATTCCGACGATTCCAAACTCCGATCTGCCGAATTATTTTGCCCCGCTGGACGATCTGGGGTTGACCGATAAGATCTATTTTAAGGATTTCAAGTCCTATGAAGGCAAGCTGTACGGCATTTCTGTCGGCGCAACAACAACGGGCATTGTCTATAACAAAAAAGCCTTCGCCGATGCCGGAATCACCGAGCTGCCTAAGACACTGGATGAATTCTACGCTGCCAGCGGGAAACTGAAGGCGAACGGGGTTGTGCCGCTGGCCTCCAACTTCAAGGATCAGTGGCCTCTGTATCCGTGGGCCTCTGAAATCCCGACGAGCATTGCCGGCAACGCCAATCTGAACAACGAGCGTATCAACAGCGATGAGCCGTTCCAGATGGACAACGCCTACGGTCAGGGGATGAGTATCCTCCGCACCATGTATGAGAAGGGCTACCTGGAGCCGGATGTGAACTCTACCAACTGGGAGCAGTCCAAAAAGGATGTAGCCAGCGGCAAATTCGCCATGTTTATGATTGGCAACTGGGCCATTCCGCAGGTAGCTTCCAGCGGAACAACCTCTGACAATGTCGGCTTCTTCCCGCTCCCGTATGACAACTCCGGCAAAGTTAACGTAACGCTGGCGCCTGACTGGGCTTACGGGGTCAACAAGGACAGCAAGCATCTGGCAACAGCCAAGGCTTTTGTAAAGTGGATGCTTGAAGAGTCCGGGTTCGATGAGTTCGGCGGCTTCATTCCTGTAATCAAGGATAAGGAACCAGCCGTTCCGCAGCTGCAGGAATTCAACAGCTTCAACCCTGTTACGCTGGAAGCCGTAGCGGATGATCCTCAGGTTACCGATGTTGTAAACAAAGCCCAGATCACCAAGGAAGCTATGGTACAGGAATTTGTGCTCGCCAAAGATCCGCAGAGCGTCCTGGACAAATACAACAAAGCCTGGGCTAAGGCCAAGAAGGATGTAGCGAAGTAA
- a CDS encoding S-layer homology domain-containing protein — protein sequence MNHRSGRTFIQRGITMLMIVSMLASLVVPLQDNRVQAAGADVSNLIVNGDFESGKLAPWESGSETRTTVSGDVYQRGSYSLKIQGDSSYPYVRQLPLAVEAGTDYRLSFYAKTENAAAILQYRVASADSSNTAIQDLTATDASGDWKLYQTSFNSANHTSIRVVLKATGTVYFDEVVLEKVKTGESEMANILPDDPNIRYFGRWDTRDASAYSTSWGGTYFKVNFTGTTVKLNAGSNVSFYAIIDGVEHRYTGVNGTVDLTPVPLSPGTHTLMVATPYTDQSLVFKGLIIDEGASVDAPPVGAKTIEFTGASIIAGYLLPKLALSDYGWLAAEKLGYEHTQIAQSGMGLVDQWSGGSYIANKAGLSKQFFKLKNADSGDDTAYDFSGPEPDMVVINVGTNDKSFNVPSDMYQSAYTEFLAGIRSKYPNAELYAQRLFNGVYAAETQAAVTARQAAGDSKVHYIDTTGWLSDADYIDGTHPNESAHVKLADKLAAILGKDEGITAGQPVIDGTPEIGRKLTGSYQYSSASGSPEGSSVYRWLLSSTEDGLYLPIDGAAAKELVLQRSHSKAYIKFEVTPVDASGKFGSPVQSEPVRVGAAGMQDSVFEHFVTVDGDQLMDGDQLFRFASMNYPGGMRDPEFSQEDAIRTLSEMGGQVTRTYIPPVKRYDNANASYALVLGPDENGVMQFNEAGFRKLDNLLALANQYGVRLIIPFVDQWQWEGGIESYVNFRYPGTISGEAASDEDAWKFYTDPLVISDFKQVIHYMMNRVNTITGVPYKEDKAILAWETGNELGGYNQEKFPQSWTTEIARYIKEEEQPSQLLLDGRFAVHADSLTDANIDIVGNHFYTGNFIDKINADREMAKGRKPYILGEFGLYTTQAPVEALFNAALQNGSSGIMIWSLRPHKEDGGFFWHDENPGNWASYHWPGFSSGDYYSETAIIRTVYKYAYYMKENDKGKTSAVPAIPAPANPPVLFPVTSVADIRWQGSVGASGYEVQRSEDGRNWTTVTSNFSDGGRAGTPAFHDEQALSGVNYSYRVRGVNESGVSEWSNIVTTSAQHVITDELSLLYNDTEKRKVYTYDSSSNVLTSSPDGNELGIGYKAYVSTAAPGFLVYGSPVPLNSISLLAAGSGSIGWFISEDGVTYKEIQPSLSGGSYTADQLPAGIRFVKFRIPGSNTVQLDKLQLTYHYDGSGYKALPVLQKNGFVVDSTFDSAPVKSGSLTLKEGSAYTENKAVLVKSGTGEGSVVYGVSGDVNAYRFTTYANTGDRLGFYASIDGETYTAVSPAVSESPVSDDWKKVIYTDFAVPASTRYIKAVYPASSGAETPGIALAEIGYGTNSIPLTDKPPVNVMEDGEYDYGLDSNIAARYSALPGAGALALSLDTANKNDGSYGVKLSYDFGQYGSVGAGRALEHADLSAFDALHAWVKGDGSAAKLIFRLTAQDGKIWDAEVPVSGTEGRTVEIRRSAGQGEADWSDIVHFSMIIERADGSPAAGSVTVDDIRFANAAKLDNFEGYGGYNALLQKAFARNTGGGAFEVSLDAGHKSEGSYGLKIDYNFSGPGYAGGSFSPDFLNLEGYDGFSFWLQPDGSNNELAIQFSDAGGKFWETRAIVKGTEPRIMYVPFDDFRFPSWYSSDQTARPDTRHNISTVSFYLGASAESVASSGTMYIDDINGADFTSRLQSGNVTIDKTDKAITSLPYTIHGSAAGAEYISIHAGKQVFYASVKSDGTWSYSTSKLANGTREITASIELYNGTAVQTDNHTVEVDVANNPYTEDGTQPALHNYLLNPSYDEVIDAAAWPLLPQQWTHKDAAGAEVSDGTVKLEATDVRTGTYRLVHWNAGAYEVTTSQEAADLPAGIYELRAWTKSKGGQQVVEMTAAAGGETLKAAIPTGTGTWSYVRIPGIEVKDGKVVAGFHSKDLGGNWLAVEDTELVRTGDLPGGTEPTPTTTVAPTPTPTPEATPAPEETVTPGVTPAPPATPTPEGTETPGATATPEVTPAPEATPTPEATATASPSPEQPALPGGTGTAPTASPSASAAPTTGLLSHSLEELIRRIAAAGNGTAPIVIEGSDQGAVLPAELAELLDGRAVQIVTPGVKLMLSQAVLNQLTQMLEQKDRAGASITLSIDSSAIPALTPVNGVQLNPTGLMYDFSLTVQAADGGRHSLSQFNQPVQVELPIGNNVNPELLGIYYINENGVAEYTGGRAVATGITADLQHFSKYAVLEYRKSYSDVSAAHWAYQAITALSAKHVVNGTGELLFSPQRAVTRAEFVAMLARAYGWTGQSSSGFADVSADSWYAPYLAAAVERGIVQGRSSGLFAPDALISREEMAVMAERAMQQNDSAVGTDIPSAVPYKDSAVISGWATQAVARLTAAGIVTGNTSGSFLPKANASRAESGQLIYLLMKQ from the coding sequence ATGAATCATCGTTCGGGCAGAACATTCATTCAGCGTGGGATAACCATGCTGATGATTGTCTCTATGCTGGCCAGTCTGGTAGTGCCATTGCAGGATAACCGTGTGCAGGCTGCGGGGGCTGATGTCAGCAATCTGATTGTAAACGGAGACTTCGAGAGCGGAAAGCTTGCCCCATGGGAGTCGGGAAGTGAAACCAGAACCACCGTATCGGGCGATGTGTACCAGCGCGGAAGCTATTCGCTGAAGATTCAGGGGGACAGCAGCTACCCTTATGTGCGGCAGCTCCCGCTTGCAGTAGAGGCGGGTACGGACTACCGTTTAAGCTTTTATGCCAAAACGGAGAATGCAGCAGCCATCCTGCAATACCGGGTGGCCTCGGCGGACAGCTCCAACACGGCCATACAGGATCTGACGGCGACGGACGCCAGCGGGGACTGGAAGTTGTACCAGACTTCTTTTAACAGTGCTAATCATACATCAATCCGGGTTGTGCTGAAAGCTACGGGTACAGTATACTTTGATGAAGTAGTACTGGAAAAAGTAAAGACTGGAGAGTCTGAAATGGCCAATATATTGCCGGATGATCCGAACATCCGTTATTTCGGGCGGTGGGATACCCGTGATGCCTCTGCTTATTCAACCTCCTGGGGAGGTACGTATTTCAAGGTGAACTTTACCGGAACAACGGTCAAGCTGAATGCCGGTTCCAATGTAAGCTTCTACGCGATCATTGACGGGGTGGAGCACCGCTATACGGGTGTAAACGGTACGGTCGACCTGACGCCGGTTCCTTTGTCTCCGGGGACACATACGCTTATGGTAGCTACTCCTTACACGGATCAGTCTCTGGTATTCAAAGGGCTGATCATTGATGAAGGCGCTTCCGTAGATGCTCCGCCAGTGGGAGCCAAGACGATTGAATTCACGGGCGCTTCCATTATTGCAGGCTACCTGCTGCCCAAGCTGGCTCTGTCCGATTATGGCTGGCTGGCGGCGGAGAAGCTTGGCTACGAGCATACACAGATTGCCCAGTCCGGTATGGGGCTGGTGGACCAGTGGTCCGGCGGCAGCTATATTGCCAATAAGGCAGGGCTCAGCAAGCAGTTTTTTAAGCTGAAAAATGCCGATTCCGGCGACGATACAGCGTATGACTTCTCCGGCCCGGAGCCGGACATGGTCGTCATCAATGTGGGGACAAATGATAAAAGCTTCAATGTGCCCTCAGATATGTATCAGTCGGCTTACACGGAGTTTCTGGCCGGAATCCGCAGCAAGTACCCGAATGCTGAGCTTTACGCGCAGCGCCTGTTCAACGGAGTGTATGCAGCAGAAACCCAGGCTGCTGTAACTGCCCGTCAGGCAGCCGGCGACAGCAAGGTACATTATATTGACACAACCGGCTGGCTCTCGGATGCAGATTATATCGACGGCACCCATCCGAATGAGAGCGCCCATGTGAAGCTGGCGGATAAGCTCGCTGCCATTCTCGGAAAAGATGAAGGCATCACGGCGGGCCAGCCTGTAATCGATGGAACGCCGGAGATCGGCAGGAAGCTGACCGGCAGCTATCAATACAGCAGTGCCTCCGGTTCCCCGGAGGGAAGCTCGGTTTACCGCTGGCTGCTCAGCAGCACGGAAGACGGCCTGTATCTGCCGATTGACGGTGCAGCAGCCAAAGAGCTGGTGCTGCAGCGTTCGCACAGCAAGGCCTATATCAAATTCGAAGTGACGCCGGTCGATGCTTCGGGTAAATTCGGCAGTCCGGTGCAGAGTGAGCCGGTCAGGGTTGGCGCGGCCGGTATGCAGGATTCAGTATTTGAGCATTTTGTTACGGTAGATGGAGACCAGCTCATGGACGGCGATCAGCTCTTCCGGTTCGCTTCGATGAACTATCCGGGCGGCATGCGTGATCCGGAATTCTCCCAGGAGGATGCGATCCGGACGCTCTCTGAGATGGGCGGCCAGGTGACCCGTACCTACATTCCTCCGGTCAAACGGTATGATAATGCGAATGCCAGCTATGCGCTGGTGCTGGGGCCGGATGAGAATGGTGTAATGCAGTTCAATGAAGCCGGGTTCCGCAAGCTGGATAATCTGCTGGCACTGGCTAACCAGTACGGTGTGCGGCTGATCATTCCATTTGTGGATCAATGGCAGTGGGAAGGCGGCATCGAAAGCTATGTGAACTTCCGTTATCCTGGCACGATCAGCGGCGAAGCGGCCAGTGACGAGGATGCCTGGAAGTTCTACACCGATCCGCTGGTCATTTCGGATTTCAAGCAGGTCATTCATTATATGATGAACCGGGTCAATACCATCACAGGTGTGCCTTACAAGGAAGACAAGGCGATACTCGCCTGGGAAACGGGCAATGAGCTCGGGGGCTACAACCAGGAGAAATTCCCGCAGTCCTGGACAACCGAAATCGCCCGTTATATTAAGGAAGAGGAGCAGCCTTCACAGCTGCTGCTGGATGGACGGTTCGCCGTGCATGCGGATTCGCTGACTGATGCCAATATCGACATCGTCGGCAACCATTTCTATACCGGCAACTTCATTGATAAAATCAATGCCGACCGGGAGATGGCCAAGGGCAGGAAGCCGTACATTCTTGGTGAATTCGGCCTGTATACGACACAGGCTCCGGTAGAGGCGCTGTTTAATGCGGCGCTGCAGAATGGCAGCAGCGGCATTATGATCTGGTCGCTGCGTCCGCACAAGGAAGACGGCGGGTTTTTCTGGCATGATGAGAACCCGGGCAACTGGGCCTCCTATCACTGGCCGGGCTTTTCCTCCGGTGATTACTACAGTGAAACTGCCATTATCCGTACAGTATATAAATACGCCTATTATATGAAGGAAAACGATAAAGGCAAGACTTCGGCTGTGCCGGCCATTCCGGCTCCGGCCAATCCGCCGGTCCTGTTCCCGGTTACTTCGGTCGCGGATATCCGCTGGCAAGGATCAGTAGGGGCTTCAGGATATGAGGTGCAGCGCTCTGAGGACGGCCGGAACTGGACCACGGTAACCAGTAATTTCTCGGACGGCGGCCGGGCGGGTACGCCAGCCTTCCACGATGAGCAGGCGCTCAGTGGAGTTAATTATTCATACCGGGTCCGCGGCGTGAACGAGTCAGGGGTATCGGAATGGTCCAATATTGTGACAACCTCTGCGCAGCATGTGATCACGGATGAGCTAAGCCTGCTCTATAACGATACAGAGAAACGCAAGGTATACACGTATGACAGCTCCTCCAATGTATTGACCAGCTCGCCGGACGGCAATGAGCTGGGGATCGGTTACAAAGCTTATGTCTCTACTGCAGCACCGGGCTTTCTGGTGTACGGCTCCCCTGTGCCGCTGAACAGCATCAGTCTTTTGGCCGCAGGCAGCGGAAGCATCGGCTGGTTCATTTCGGAGGATGGCGTTACCTATAAGGAAATCCAGCCTTCCTTGTCCGGAGGCAGCTACACGGCAGATCAGCTGCCGGCCGGTATCCGGTTTGTTAAATTCCGTATTCCCGGCAGCAATACGGTTCAGCTCGATAAGTTGCAGCTGACGTATCACTATGACGGAAGCGGCTATAAAGCACTGCCGGTGCTGCAAAAGAACGGCTTTGTCGTGGACAGCACATTCGATAGTGCTCCGGTGAAGTCAGGCAGCCTGACACTGAAGGAAGGCTCAGCTTATACGGAGAATAAGGCTGTGCTGGTCAAGAGCGGCACCGGTGAAGGCTCGGTTGTATATGGAGTAAGCGGTGATGTGAATGCTTACCGGTTCACTACCTATGCAAATACGGGAGACCGTCTGGGCTTCTATGCATCTATAGATGGTGAGACTTATACCGCAGTATCGCCTGCAGTCAGTGAAAGCCCGGTTTCTGATGACTGGAAAAAAGTAATCTACACCGACTTTGCTGTTCCGGCTTCAACACGTTATATCAAGGCCGTCTATCCGGCCTCCAGTGGTGCAGAGACGCCGGGCATCGCGCTGGCGGAAATCGGCTACGGTACGAACAGTATCCCGCTGACCGACAAGCCTCCGGTAAATGTTATGGAGGACGGGGAATATGATTACGGTCTGGACAGCAATATTGCCGCCCGCTACTCGGCTCTGCCGGGGGCAGGGGCACTTGCGCTCTCGCTGGATACAGCCAATAAAAATGACGGAAGCTATGGCGTCAAATTGTCCTATGACTTCGGGCAGTATGGCTCTGTAGGGGCAGGAAGAGCATTAGAGCATGCTGATCTGTCAGCATTTGATGCCCTGCATGCCTGGGTAAAGGGCGACGGCTCAGCGGCCAAGCTTATTTTCCGGCTGACTGCACAGGACGGCAAGATATGGGATGCCGAAGTGCCGGTTAGCGGTACGGAAGGCAGAACAGTCGAAATCAGACGCAGTGCGGGACAGGGTGAAGCAGACTGGAGTGACATCGTTCATTTCTCAATGATTATTGAGCGGGCAGACGGTTCCCCTGCGGCCGGTTCGGTAACGGTGGATGACATCCGGTTCGCCAATGCGGCCAAGCTGGACAATTTCGAAGGCTATGGCGGTTACAACGCCTTGCTGCAAAAGGCTTTTGCCCGCAATACCGGAGGAGGCGCCTTCGAGGTTTCGCTTGATGCCGGTCATAAATCGGAAGGCAGCTATGGCCTGAAAATTGATTATAATTTCTCCGGTCCGGGTTATGCGGGCGGCAGCTTCAGCCCTGACTTCCTCAACCTTGAAGGCTATGACGGCTTCAGCTTCTGGCTCCAGCCGGACGGCTCGAACAATGAGCTGGCGATCCAGTTCTCCGATGCCGGCGGAAAGTTCTGGGAGACCAGGGCGATTGTGAAAGGGACGGAGCCGCGGATCATGTATGTTCCTTTTGATGACTTCCGCTTCCCAAGCTGGTACAGCAGTGACCAGACGGCCCGTCCAGATACCAGACATAATATTTCGACGGTGTCCTTCTATCTTGGAGCATCTGCTGAATCTGTTGCCTCATCGGGTACGATGTACATTGATGATATTAATGGTGCGGATTTCACCAGCCGGCTGCAGAGCGGTAATGTAACGATAGATAAAACGGATAAGGCAATTACTAGCCTGCCGTATACGATCCATGGTAGTGCAGCAGGAGCAGAGTATATTTCCATTCATGCCGGTAAGCAGGTATTTTATGCCTCTGTAAAAAGCGACGGCACATGGTCTTACTCAACTTCGAAGCTGGCGAACGGGACGCGTGAGATTACAGCCTCAATCGAGCTGTACAATGGCACAGCCGTGCAGACTGACAACCACACAGTTGAGGTGGATGTAGCAAACAATCCGTATACCGAAGACGGTACACAGCCTGCGCTGCATAATTATCTGCTGAATCCAAGCTATGATGAAGTAATTGATGCCGCAGCCTGGCCGCTCCTTCCGCAGCAATGGACGCATAAGGATGCGGCGGGTGCAGAGGTTTCTGACGGCACAGTCAAGCTGGAAGCAACAGATGTCCGGACCGGTACTTACCGTCTTGTGCACTGGAATGCCGGTGCCTATGAAGTAACCACCTCCCAGGAGGCGGCGGATCTTCCGGCAGGTATTTATGAGCTGCGGGCCTGGACCAAATCCAAGGGCGGACAGCAGGTTGTGGAAATGACTGCCGCAGCAGGCGGTGAAACGCTGAAGGCTGCGATTCCGACAGGCACCGGTACCTGGTCCTATGTGAGGATTCCGGGCATCGAAGTGAAGGACGGCAAGGTAGTGGCCGGCTTCCACTCCAAGGATCTCGGCGGCAACTGGCTCGCTGTTGAGGATACCGAGCTGGTCCGCACCGGTGATCTGCCGGGCGGAACGGAGCCTACGCCGACAACGACAGTGGCGCCGACGCCAACGCCAACACCGGAAGCAACACCGGCGCCAGAGGAAACCGTGACACCTGGAGTAACACCGGCACCACCGGCAACACCAACACCGGAAGGAACTGAAACACCAGGAGCGACAGCTACTCCGGAGGTAACGCCGGCGCCGGAAGCAACACCAACACCGGAGGCAACGGCGACCGCTTCGCCGTCGCCGGAGCAGCCTGCACTGCCGGGAGGAACCGGCACAGCTCCAACAGCATCGCCTTCTGCCAGTGCGGCGCCAACTACAGGGCTACTGTCCCATAGCCTGGAGGAACTAATCCGCAGGATAGCTGCGGCCGGGAACGGGACAGCACCGATTGTTATTGAGGGCAGCGATCAGGGAGCAGTATTGCCGGCAGAGCTGGCAGAACTGCTTGACGGCAGAGCCGTGCAGATTGTAACGCCTGGCGTGAAGCTTATGCTGTCTCAGGCTGTGCTCAACCAGCTAACACAAATGCTGGAGCAAAAGGATCGGGCTGGTGCGTCCATTACATTGTCTATAGACAGCTCAGCTATTCCGGCGCTTACACCGGTCAACGGTGTACAGCTGAACCCGACCGGGCTGATGTATGACTTCAGTCTGACGGTTCAAGCAGCGGATGGCGGCAGACACAGTCTGAGCCAGTTTAATCAGCCGGTTCAAGTAGAGCTTCCAATAGGAAATAATGTGAACCCTGAGTTACTGGGTATTTACTACATCAATGAGAATGGTGTTGCGGAGTACACCGGCGGCCGTGCCGTAGCCACAGGCATCACGGCAGATTTGCAGCATTTCAGCAAATATGCTGTACTCGAATACCGTAAATCCTACAGCGATGTATCTGCTGCGCATTGGGCTTACCAGGCTATAACGGCCTTAAGCGCCAAGCATGTAGTAAACGGGACTGGAGAGTTGCTGTTTAGTCCTCAGCGTGCTGTGACCCGGGCTGAATTTGTAGCGATGTTGGCCAGAGCCTATGGCTGGACGGGGCAATCGTCTTCCGGCTTCGCGGATGTCTCCGCCGATTCCTGGTATGCTCCTTATCTAGCGGCTGCCGTTGAACGCGGAATTGTGCAGGGGCGAAGCAGCGGCCTATTTGCCCCGGATGCTTTGATCTCCAGAGAGGAAATGGCTGTGATGGCAGAACGGGCCATGCAGCAGAACGATTCGGCCGTTGGAACAGACATCCCTTCAGCTGTTCCTTACAAAGACAGTGCGGTCATTTCCGGATGGGCAACACAAGCGGTTGCCCGGCTGACTGCTGCAGGAATAGTAACCGGAAATACCAGCGGTTCTTTCCTGCCCAAGGCGAATGCTTCCCGCGCGGAAAGTGGGCAGCTTATCTACCTATTAATGAAGCAATAA
- a CDS encoding glycosidase produces MNMSIFEERFEQVKARYEEVTLRKNEPLFSENGIYERYEQPVLTSRHIPLSWRYDLNPETNPYFMERLGVNCVFNPGAIHLDGKFYLVARVEGADRKSFFAVAESDNGVDGFTFWDYPVQLPETSDPDVNVYDMRLVKHEDGFIYGLFCTERKDPAAPAGDLSSAVAQCGIVRTTDLKTWERLPDLQTKSAQQRNVVLHPEFVGGKYAFYTRPQDGFIDTGSGGGIGWGLAESMNPAVVDEEIIVDERAYHTIKEVKNGQGPAPIKTADGWLHVAHGVRNTAAGLRYVLYAFMTDLDKPWVQTYRPGGHLLAPEGEERIGDVSNVVFSNGMVATESGELFLYYASSDTRCHVATTTVDRLVDYVRNTPEDAMRSHACVQQRSALIERNLR; encoded by the coding sequence ATGAATATGTCTATTTTTGAGGAGCGTTTTGAACAGGTGAAAGCACGCTATGAGGAGGTTACCCTACGGAAAAATGAGCCGCTGTTCTCGGAAAACGGTATTTATGAACGCTATGAGCAGCCGGTGCTGACCAGCCGCCATATCCCGCTGTCCTGGCGTTATGATCTGAATCCGGAGACTAATCCGTATTTTATGGAGCGTCTGGGCGTGAATTGTGTGTTCAATCCGGGCGCGATCCATCTGGACGGGAAGTTTTATCTTGTTGCCCGGGTGGAGGGGGCGGACCGGAAGTCATTTTTTGCGGTGGCTGAGAGTGACAACGGCGTAGACGGGTTTACTTTCTGGGATTACCCGGTCCAGCTGCCGGAAACGTCTGATCCGGATGTGAATGTCTATGATATGCGGCTGGTCAAGCATGAGGACGGGTTCATCTACGGGCTATTCTGCACGGAACGCAAGGATCCGGCCGCACCTGCAGGCGATCTGTCGAGCGCGGTTGCGCAGTGCGGGATTGTGCGCACCACGGATCTGAAAACCTGGGAACGGCTGCCGGATCTGCAGACCAAGTCAGCACAGCAGCGCAATGTTGTGCTGCATCCGGAATTCGTAGGCGGCAAATATGCCTTCTATACCCGTCCGCAGGACGGCTTTATCGATACAGGCTCCGGGGGCGGAATCGGCTGGGGACTGGCGGAATCGATGAATCCTGCGGTAGTGGATGAGGAGATTATTGTGGATGAGCGGGCCTACCACACGATTAAGGAAGTGAAGAACGGGCAGGGACCGGCTCCGATCAAAACAGCGGACGGCTGGCTGCATGTTGCCCACGGCGTACGCAATACGGCTGCCGGACTGCGTTATGTCCTGTACGCTTTTATGACAGACCTGGACAAGCCTTGGGTGCAGACATACCGCCCTGGCGGGCATCTGCTGGCTCCGGAAGGAGAGGAACGCATCGGGGATGTGTCCAATGTCGTGTTCAGCAACGGAATGGTTGCCACTGAGAGCGGGGAATTGTTCCTGTATTATGCTTCCTCGGATACGCGCTGTCATGTGGCAACGACTACAGTTGACCGGCTGGTGGATTACGTCCGAAACACCCCTGAAGACGCCATGCGTTCCCATGCTTGTGTGCAACAGCGCTCTGCGCTGATTGAGCGTAATTTGCGGTAG
- a CDS encoding LacI family DNA-binding transcriptional regulator: MKKVTLQVIADELNVSKALVSKALSNDPSVNDLTKENIWKKAEEMGYRVKLARMKFSAAQTGNIAVLMPRAYLDDIEYWGKVLQGIESELNQHKFSMILSSIDLTITSKEALPTSILEKKVDGAIVMGHLPESYIELLKFNHFPFVMLDANLMDPTIDHILANNYLGAYRATTHLLENGHRRLGFVGDKNTSWSFRERHRGFHEAIEDFARKQAEPAEGAVIPGIGVSGTGMYVSSDLPESLEKELTGSQPLTSLFCANDLTAFEVLNVMDRLGLRCPDDVSVVGFDDLTLCEMMQPKLTTVRVPKADIGIRAVQVLLRRIENPEITPEHVLLSTQLIQRASVMKASPRE; the protein is encoded by the coding sequence ATGAAAAAAGTTACGTTGCAGGTAATTGCCGACGAACTGAACGTTTCCAAAGCTCTGGTATCCAAAGCGCTATCCAATGATCCCAGCGTTAACGATTTGACAAAAGAGAACATCTGGAAAAAGGCAGAGGAGATGGGCTACCGCGTCAAGCTGGCCCGGATGAAATTTTCTGCGGCCCAGACCGGCAATATCGCGGTGCTGATGCCCCGTGCTTATCTGGATGATATTGAATACTGGGGCAAGGTGCTCCAGGGGATTGAATCCGAGCTTAATCAGCATAAGTTCAGCATGATCCTCTCCAGCATTGATCTGACCATTACCTCCAAGGAAGCACTGCCGACAAGCATTCTGGAGAAAAAAGTAGACGGGGCCATTGTTATGGGGCATCTGCCGGAAAGCTACATAGAGCTTCTGAAGTTCAATCATTTCCCGTTCGTCATGCTGGATGCCAATCTGATGGACCCGACGATCGATCATATTCTGGCCAATAACTATCTGGGGGCTTATCGGGCTACCACGCATTTATTGGAAAATGGCCACCGGCGGCTTGGGTTTGTCGGCGACAAAAACACCTCATGGAGCTTCCGGGAGAGACACCGCGGTTTTCATGAGGCCATTGAAGACTTTGCGCGAAAACAGGCAGAGCCTGCCGAGGGGGCTGTTATTCCGGGAATCGGCGTCAGCGGAACCGGGATGTACGTATCCTCCGACCTGCCGGAAAGTCTGGAGAAGGAGCTTACCGGCAGCCAGCCGCTCACTTCCCTGTTCTGTGCGAATGATCTGACTGCTTTTGAGGTGCTGAATGTGATGGATCGTCTTGGCCTGCGCTGTCCCGATGATGTATCGGTGGTGGGCTTTGATGATTTGACGCTGTGTGAAATGATGCAGCCCAAGCTGACCACCGTCCGTGTCCCTAAGGCGGATATCGGCATCCGGGCAGTCCAGGTGCTGCTGCGCAGAATCGAGAATCCAGAGATTACGCCGGAGCATGTCCTGCTGTCGACGCAGCTGATTCAGCGTGCTTCCGTGATGAAGGCATCTCCCCGGGAGTAA